The DNA segment ATTACATCCCCAAAACCCTCCGGCAACGCATCGTCGAACAGCCCGTCGTGAAGCCCCCCGTCTCCCCCGGCGAGGTGGCGGCGACCGAACCGGTCGCGCCGAAGCCGCTCCCGGAAGAGCCCGCGAGTCTCTACAAGCTGAAGGCGCCCTTCTCGGGTACGATTCTCGACCGCGAGTTGATCGTCCCGGGCGTGGCCGTCGACGTGACGCATCGAATCTTCACGCTGGCCAACCTGGAACACGTCTGGGTCGAGGCCAACGTCAACCCCAGCAACCTCCCGTACGTTCACGACGGCGAGAACGTCACAATCAGCTTCTCGTCCGACGTCTACCCCGAGAAGCAATTCACGGCCCGGTTGCTCTACAAGGGCGACCTCGTCGCCGAGAAGACGCAGACCCTCACACTCCTCTCCCGCGCCGAGAACGCCGACCGCCTGCTGAAGCCGGGCATGTACGTCGACGTCGCCTTGCAGGTCCGGTCCGACGAGCAGGTCCCGTCGGTCCCCAGCGACGCCCTTCTCTCCGACGACGAGCGTTGGATCGCCTTCGTGCGGACCGGCCCCGAAGAGTTCGAGATGCGCGAGGTGAAAACGCGAGGCCCCGGCGAGGACCGGACGGCCGTTTTCTCGGGGCTTCGCCCCGGAGAGGAAGTCGTGACCCGGGGCGCGTTCAAGCTCAAGGCTGAGTGGATCCGCCTGGCCTCGTCCGACTCCTGAGGCCAGGCGCGTCGATTCCCCCCACCTTCCCGCAAAGCGAAGCTAGACGAGAATATGTTCGACCGTCTCATCGACTGGGCACTTCGCAATCGGTCGCTGGTCCTCCTCCTGCTCGTCGGTCTGTTGCTCTGGGGCGTGCGATCGCTTCTGAAGCTGCCGATCGACGCCACGCCCGACATCACCAACGTTCAGGTCATGGCGCTGACGAGTTCGCCGGGGCTGGGCCCGGTGGAAGTCGAGCAGTTCATCACGATCCCCGTCGAAAACGCGATGAATGGGATCCCCAAGATCCAGGAGGTCCGGTCGTTCTCGCAGTTCGGTCTCTCGGGCGTGACGATCGTCTTTGAGGAAGGGACCGACATTTACTGGGCTCGTCAGCAGGTCGGTGAGAGGCTCGTCGACGTTCGCTCGTCGATCCCGCCCGAGTTCGGCCAGCCCGAAATGGGGCCGATCACCACAGGTCTCGGCGAGGTCTTCCAGTTCGAGGTCAGGAACGCTCCCGACGCGGCCCGGCCACGCTCGCTGATGGAGCTGCGGACGATCCTCGACTGGGAGGTGGCCCGGCCCTTGAAAAGCGTCCCGGGCGTGGTGGAAGTGAACGCATTCGGCGGCGAGTTGAAGACGTATGAGGTTCGGCTCGACCCTGAACAACTCCTGGCCCGCAACATCCCGGTGAACCGGGTGTTTGAGGCGATCCGCCAGAACAACAGCAATGCCGGCGGCGGCTACCTCGAACGCCTGGGAGAACAGCGCGTCATCCGGGCGGTCGGCCTGGTGAGCGACCTGAAGGATCTGGCCGACATCGTCCTGGATACAACGCCGACCGGAACGCCGGTCTACGTTCGCGATGTGGCTGACGTTCGTTTCGCCCCCCTGATCCGCAACGGGGCCGTCACCCGCGACGGCCGCGGCGAGGTCGTCACCGCGACGGCCATGATGCTCGCCGGCGAGAATTCCCGCGTCGTCGTCGACCGGATCAAGGCCAAGCTCGACGAGATTCGCCCCCGGCTCCCCGAAGGAGTCGTCGTCGAACCCTACTACGACCGCGCCGTCCTCATCAGCCGGACGATCACCACGGTCGCCTCGAACCTGGCGGAAGGCGGCATCCTCGTTGTGGCCGTTCTTCTGGCGATGCTCGGCAACCTGAAGGCGGGGCTGGTCGTCGCCCTGGCGATCCCCCTCTCGATGCTCTTCGCCATCAACATGATGGTCTATTACGGCATCGCAGGCAGCCTGATGAGCCTGGGGGCGATCGACTTCGGCCTGATCGTGGACAGCTCCGTCATCATGATGGAGAACTGCGTCAGCCACCTCGCTCACGCCGACCGTCGCCGAAAGGCGGTCGACGTGGTCCGCGAGGCCGCCTTCGAGGTCCGCAAGCCGGTCGTCTTCGGCGTGGCGATCATCACGATCGTCCACCTCCCCTTGCTGGCGCTGGAAGGGGTGGAAGGAAAAATGTTCCGGCCGATGGCGCTGACTGTCGTCTTCGCCCTGGTCGGCTCGCTGATCCTGTCGCTGACGGCGACCCCGGTGCTTGCTTCCATGATCCTCAAGCCGGGCGCCTCGGAAGTCGAGACGCTTCCGGTTCGGCTGGGCAAGCGGATCTATCGCCCGTTCCTTCGCATGGCACTGGATCATCCCGTCGCCGTCGTATTGCTCTCGCTGATCGCGTTCGCGGCGACCATGCCGATCGCCTTGAGCCTGGGCGGCGAGTTCATCCCCAGGCTCGACGAGGGCGACGTGCTGATCGTCGTCACTCGACCGCCGTCCGCCTCGCTCAGCGAGAGCCTTGAGGACTCCACCCGGATCGAGAAATCGTTGAAAGCGAAGTTCCCCGACGAGATCGATTCCATTGTCTGTCGGACCGGACGCCCTGAGATCGGCATCGATCCCGCGGGGGTCAATCAGACCGATGTCTTCGTCTATCTAAAGAAGCACCAGGACACCTATCTCGACCTCGCGCTGAAGCCGATCCATCCCCTGATCGCTCTGTTCCAGGGGGGCGAACATGGTCGTTCCAAGGCCGAGTTGATTCGGGACATGGAAAAGGTCTGCCAACAGGAACTTCCCGGGGCCTTCTTCAACTTCGGCCAACCGATCGAGGTGCGTTTCAACGAGATGCTCGCCGGCGTCCGGGCCGACCTCGGCATCGGTGTCTATGGCGACGACCTGGAAGTCCTTCAGACCAAGGTGAACGAGATCGCCGCAGTGGTCGAGGACATCCCCGGAGCCGCCGACGTCAGGGCTCAGGTCCTCGGCGGCCTGCCGTTTCTGAGAATTCAGATCAATCGCGACGACATCGCCCGCCACGCCGTCAACGCCTCGTCCATCCTGGACGTGGTGACGGCCCTGGGAGGGAAGGTCGTCGGCCAGGTCATCGAGGGGCAGCGTACCTTCGACCTTCAGGTCCGCTTCGACCCCAGCGCCCGCGACGACGTGGATTCGATCAAGCGTCTCAAGATCGCCTCGGCCACCGGTTTGCTGGTTCCACTTTCAGAGCTGGCGGAATTCCGACTCGAAGACGGGGCGTACGAGATCTGGCGTAAAGACCGCCAGAGGCGGGCGATGGTTCAGGCCAACGTCCGCGACCGCGACCTGGCCACGTTCGTCTCCGATGCGAAGAAAAGAGTCGCCGATCAGGTTGAACTCCCACGGGGCTACTTCCTGGAGTGGGGCGGGACCTTCCAGAACCTGCAATCGGCCACCCAGCGGTTGACGATCGTCGTGCCGGTCGCACTGGCGCTGATCTTCCTCTTGCTGTACGGGACGTTCCAGTCCGTCAAGCTGGGAACGCTGATCTTCCTTTCGGTCCCTCTTGGAGCCATGGGCGGCATTCTCGCCCTCTGGCTGCGAGGGATGAATCTCAGCATCTCCGCCGGCGTCGGCTTCATCGCGCTGTCGGGCGTGGCGGTGCTCGACGGCCTGGTCATCGTCTCGGCGATCCGCTCTCGTGTGGAGACCGGTGAGCCGATGCGACAGGCGGTGGCCGAGGCCTCGATGGGGAGGCTGCGTCCCGTGCTCATGACGGCGCTGGTCGCGAGCCTGGGCTTTATCCCAATGGCCTTCTCCACCGGATCCGGGGCGGATGTTCAACGGCCGTTGGCGACCGTCGTCATCGGCGGCCTCGTCACAAGCACAGCGCTCAAGCTACTGCTGATCCCTGCTACCTACGCCTGGTTCGATCCGGGCGTCGCCGACGACGACGACGACGAAGAGGATTTTGAGGCCGGCGAAGGACTCCATAACGAAGGCGAATGAGCTCCGCGCGTGGAGCATCGCTTGTGGTCGGCCTCGCACGGATGCTAAACTACGCCCGATAGTCCTTTCTCGGGCCTTAGGATGGGCCCGCACCGCCCTCGAATCGTCGAGGACGTCATGTCGACGACTGCGCCCCAGAACGAATCGGTTCGAAAGCGCCGGGAGGCGTGCGACCGGCTTCGTCGTCGACTTGAGGAGTCGAGCACGGCCCGAGTGGAAGGGATCCTCGCCGACGAGCCGAGCCTGGCCGCCGACGACGACGCGATTCTCGACCTGATCCTCGTCGAGATGGCCGCCCGTCGCACTCGAGGCGACGAACCGTTGGCCGCTGAATGGGAGGCTCGCATCCAGGAGATGGTCTCCACGCCGCGACGGCGCGAGGCCATCTTGAGCCTTCTCTCCACTGAGATGAAGACCCTTGGGCCAAGCCCTGGGACCGTCGTCCCGCCTGCCGGGCCGCGGGTACGTATCGGCCGTTACCATGTGCTGGAGGAGATCGGCCGTGGCGGTATGGGCGTCGTGTACAAGGCGCGCCAGCTCACGCCAGGTCGAATGGTCGCGATCAAAATGATCCTTGCCGGCGACCTCGCCAACGCGCGCGAGAAGGCCCGCCTCCGCACCGAGGCCGAGGCCGCAGCCAAGCTGGCCCATCCCAACATCGTTCAGATCCTTGACGCCGACACGCACGAGGGCCTGCCGTTCCTGGTGATGGAGTACGTCGACGGCGGAACGCTCGCCCAGATGATCCGAGCCCTGCCCCAGCCGATCCGCTGGTCGTCTCGACTGACCGAGACCTTAGCGCGCGCCATCCACACGGCTCACCGTTGCGGCATCGTTCATCGCGACATCAACCCGTCGAACATCCTGATGACTCAGGCCGGAACGCCCAAGATCGGCGACTTCGGCCTGGCCAAGTTCGTGCTCGCCGACGGCGGCAGCCAGTCCGGTCGACTGCTGGGAACGCCCTCGTACATGGCGCCCGAGCAACTCGGAGACGCAGTGGGGGAGGTAAGCCCCCGCACCGACGTCTACGCGCTGGGGGCGGTCCTCTACGAGATGCTCACCGGAACCCCGCCGTACCGCGGCTTGACCCCCATGGAGACGCTCTGCCAGGTGGCGGAAGGAGAAATCGTCCCTCCGTCGAAGCTTCGCCACGGGCTTCCCGAAGACCTGGAGACGATCTGCCTGAAATGCCTGGAGCGAAATCCGGCCTCCCGTTACAACGACGCGCTCGCCCTGGCCGACGACCTTCAAAGATTCCAAAACCGCGAGCCGATTCGGGCGAAGCGCACGCCGCGTCTGCGCCGGCTCATGCAGTGGGCTGGCCGCGAACCTCAGGCCGCGGCTTTCCTCGTCCTTAGCATCCTACTTCTCTCAGCCCTGCTGACGCTTGCGACCGTTGGCATCATCCATGTCAAGGACCTCTACGCGGATGGCCAGCGTCAGCGCAACGAGCTCGACATCCAAAAGA comes from the Paludisphaera rhizosphaerae genome and includes:
- a CDS encoding efflux RND transporter permease subunit; its protein translation is MFDRLIDWALRNRSLVLLLLVGLLLWGVRSLLKLPIDATPDITNVQVMALTSSPGLGPVEVEQFITIPVENAMNGIPKIQEVRSFSQFGLSGVTIVFEEGTDIYWARQQVGERLVDVRSSIPPEFGQPEMGPITTGLGEVFQFEVRNAPDAARPRSLMELRTILDWEVARPLKSVPGVVEVNAFGGELKTYEVRLDPEQLLARNIPVNRVFEAIRQNNSNAGGGYLERLGEQRVIRAVGLVSDLKDLADIVLDTTPTGTPVYVRDVADVRFAPLIRNGAVTRDGRGEVVTATAMMLAGENSRVVVDRIKAKLDEIRPRLPEGVVVEPYYDRAVLISRTITTVASNLAEGGILVVAVLLAMLGNLKAGLVVALAIPLSMLFAINMMVYYGIAGSLMSLGAIDFGLIVDSSVIMMENCVSHLAHADRRRKAVDVVREAAFEVRKPVVFGVAIITIVHLPLLALEGVEGKMFRPMALTVVFALVGSLILSLTATPVLASMILKPGASEVETLPVRLGKRIYRPFLRMALDHPVAVVLLSLIAFAATMPIALSLGGEFIPRLDEGDVLIVVTRPPSASLSESLEDSTRIEKSLKAKFPDEIDSIVCRTGRPEIGIDPAGVNQTDVFVYLKKHQDTYLDLALKPIHPLIALFQGGEHGRSKAELIRDMEKVCQQELPGAFFNFGQPIEVRFNEMLAGVRADLGIGVYGDDLEVLQTKVNEIAAVVEDIPGAADVRAQVLGGLPFLRIQINRDDIARHAVNASSILDVVTALGGKVVGQVIEGQRTFDLQVRFDPSARDDVDSIKRLKIASATGLLVPLSELAEFRLEDGAYEIWRKDRQRRAMVQANVRDRDLATFVSDAKKRVADQVELPRGYFLEWGGTFQNLQSATQRLTIVVPVALALIFLLLYGTFQSVKLGTLIFLSVPLGAMGGILALWLRGMNLSISAGVGFIALSGVAVLDGLVIVSAIRSRVETGEPMRQAVAEASMGRLRPVLMTALVASLGFIPMAFSTGSGADVQRPLATVVIGGLVTSTALKLLLIPATYAWFDPGVADDDDDEEDFEAGEGLHNEGE